The DNA sequence GACTCGACGCCCTCCTGCCGGAAGACGTCGCAGCTGGGATGCGGGCCCAGGAACGTGAAAACGTCCTTGTTGCGCAGGTTGCGAATGGTCTCGGGATCCGTGTGGTCCTGGTGGTTGTGTGTGCAGGTGAACAGATCGATATCGAGCTCTTCGGGCTGGATCAGGATGGGGACGGCGCGCGAGAGGTTGATGCCGGAGGAGTGCCCGAGGGCGGCGCACGAGTCAGTGAGGTAGAGGTCGACCCCGGCCAGCGTGCCTTCCGGGCTCTTGAAGAGAAAACTGTTCTGGCCCAGCCACCACAGCCCGACCGAGCCTTTCGCAACGGGAAAGGCTCGGATGTCGTGCATGAGGCTCATAACAGTTGATGCTACATGATCGCCGTGGGTGGCGCGGGTTCGTTCGGATCGCCCGCCTTGGTCAGTGGCCAGCGGATCATCAGCAGGGCCAGCAACACCAGGACGATGAGGCCGGCGGCCGTGGGCGGCTGGTTGAAGAAGCTGAAGATCGTGGCCAGCGGCTTGTCGGCGATGTTGAAGCCGGCCTTGACCAGGCCCATCAGCGCTTCACCGGCAATGAGGCCCGACGCGATGAGCACCGAGGCGTTCTCGACCCGCGCCTTCTGTGCGTCGTTGAAGCCCTTCTTGTCCCGTGCCTCGTCCATCAGCCAGCGGATCACGCCGCCAACGAAGATGGCGAACGTGGTTTCCAGCGGCAGGTACATGCCGACGCTGAAGAGCATGGGGCTCTTCACCTGCAGCAGGATCAGGGCGAGGCCCATGCAGATGCCCACCACCACCAGCGGCCACGCCATGTCGCCGCCGACGATGCCCTGGCTCAGCATGGCCATCAGGCCGGCCTGCGGAGCCGAGAGTTTCGCGTCGCCAAAGCCGATGCCGCCCTCCTTGATGTTGCCCATGTGGAGCAGCAGCAGGGGGAAGTAAAGCACCAGGCTGGCCACGGCGATACCGATGAAGTCGCCCAACTGCATGGAGCGCGGCGTGCCACCCAGGATGTGGCCGACCTTCAGATCCTGCAGCATCTCGCCGGCGACGGCGGACGACACGCACACCACGGCGGCGACGCCCAGCACGGCAGCCACGCCGGTCATGCCCTTCACTCCGATGGCCACCATCATCAGCGCGGCGATGATGAGCGTGGAAAGGGTGAGGCCACTGATGGGATTATTCGACGATCCGATGATGCCTACCAGATTCCCCGAGACCGCGGCGAAGAAGAAGCCGAGGATGATCATCACAACGGCTGCTACTATGGCGGCGGCGATGGAGCCGGCGAAGAAGTTGTAAAGGGCGATCATGGCGGCAAACGTGGCGCCCAGGCCCAGGAACACGGTCCTGAAGCTCAGATCGACCTGTGTGCGATCCTGCGCCTCGCCCTGTCCGCCGGCCTTTTTGAGGTCGGCCACCGCGCGGCCGATACCGCTGGCGAGAGCCTTGCGCATTTTGAACATCGTGTAGCTGGCGCCTACCAGCATGCCGCCCACGGCGATGGGTCGCACGATGTTGCGCCAGATCTGGTTGGAGATGGCGTCCCATTCCTCAATGCCGGAGCCGGCTGGAAGGGTCTTGGCGATCTCGGGTCCCAGGAAGTACGCCAGCAGTGGCACCATCAGGCCCCACGCCAGCAGGCCGCCCGCGAAGTTCAGGGCGCCCAGGCGCGCGCCGATGATGTAGCCCACGCCCAAATAGGCCGGGCTGACGGCGGGCAGCGAGAACTTCGAGACGCCGCCCACGTTGAGGATCCGGTCGGCGCCGAGCTTAACCGTGCTCTTGCCGATCTCGCCCACGTTCAGCAGGAAGTCCTTGCTGGCGGAGAAGAGCTTCAGTTCACCCAGTAGATAGGTGAAGCCACCGATACCCATGGACTGGAACAGCGTCGCGGCCGCGTCGGAGCCGCGCTGTCCGGCCTTATGGATTTCGGCCGCGGCGGACGATTCAGGGTAGGGTAGTTCCGGGTCTTCCACCATCACGCGCCGCAGCAGCGTGACGAACAGGATGCCCAGAGTGCCGCCCACCAGCATCAGAACGCTGGACTGCCAGTAGGCTTCAAAGGAGTCGAACCTGGTCCAAGCCTTGACGATGACGAATGCGGGGATCGTAAAGATGGCGCCGGCGGCGACGGATTCGCCAATGCTGCCGACGGTACGGGCGATGTTCTCTTCGAGGATCGATCCCTTGAAGAGGCGCAGGACTGCCATGCCGATCACGGCCGCTGGGTACGTGGCGGCAATGGTCTGGCCGGCGCGCAATCCCAGGTAGGCATTGGCGGCGCCGAGAATGACAGTCATGACGAGACCTAGGAGGACTGCGCGGAGTGTGAACTCCGCCATTTTCATGTCCGGTGGGACAAAAGGCTTGTGTTGGTGTTGCGGGTTAGCCATTCGGGTATAAACTCCCTGAACCGGAGATCATGATACTGGTTTAGGGCGAGTTCCCGCTAGTGCGCGATTTGCCCCAAGGGACGGGAAGGTGGGGGAGCCGCTAAGTGTTGGAACTCGTGCAGTTTCCAGACGGGGCTCGATTGGCACACCACGTGCATGAAGCATAAACGGAGCCCTTACTCTTATGGCCTACGTCATCACCGAAACCTGTACCAAAGACAACCATTGCATCGACGCCTGTCCCGTGAACTGCATTCATCCGACCCCCGACGAGCCGGGTTATGAGGAAACCGCCCAGTTGTTTGTGAACCCGGGCGAATGCATCGACTGCGGCGCCTGCGTGCCCGTTTGCCCCACGACCTCGATCTACGTGTTGGAAGAACTGCCCGGCGAACTGGCCGGCTTCGCGGACAAGAACGCGGGCTTCTACAACTAAACACTCACGTTCGGAGTT is a window from the uncultured Paludibaculum sp. genome containing:
- a CDS encoding oligopeptide transporter, OPT family, with the protein product MANPQHQHKPFVPPDMKMAEFTLRAVLLGLVMTVILGAANAYLGLRAGQTIAATYPAAVIGMAVLRLFKGSILEENIARTVGSIGESVAAGAIFTIPAFVIVKAWTRFDSFEAYWQSSVLMLVGGTLGILFVTLLRRVMVEDPELPYPESSAAAEIHKAGQRGSDAAATLFQSMGIGGFTYLLGELKLFSASKDFLLNVGEIGKSTVKLGADRILNVGGVSKFSLPAVSPAYLGVGYIIGARLGALNFAGGLLAWGLMVPLLAYFLGPEIAKTLPAGSGIEEWDAISNQIWRNIVRPIAVGGMLVGASYTMFKMRKALASGIGRAVADLKKAGGQGEAQDRTQVDLSFRTVFLGLGATFAAMIALYNFFAGSIAAAIVAAVVMIILGFFFAAVSGNLVGIIGSSNNPISGLTLSTLIIAALMMVAIGVKGMTGVAAVLGVAAVVCVSSAVAGEMLQDLKVGHILGGTPRSMQLGDFIGIAVASLVLYFPLLLLHMGNIKEGGIGFGDAKLSAPQAGLMAMLSQGIVGGDMAWPLVVVGICMGLALILLQVKSPMLFSVGMYLPLETTFAIFVGGVIRWLMDEARDKKGFNDAQKARVENASVLIASGLIAGEALMGLVKAGFNIADKPLATIFSFFNQPPTAAGLIVLVLLALLMIRWPLTKAGDPNEPAPPTAIM
- a CDS encoding ferredoxin family protein; its protein translation is MAYVITETCTKDNHCIDACPVNCIHPTPDEPGYEETAQLFVNPGECIDCGACVPVCPTTSIYVLEELPGELAGFADKNAGFYN